A window of the Acetobacteraceae bacterium genome harbors these coding sequences:
- the coaBC gene encoding bifunctional phosphopantothenoylcysteine decarboxylase/phosphopantothenate--cysteine ligase CoaBC encodes MHSSEEKKNILLIVSGSIAAYRSLELIRLLTKKYNISVFPVLSKGGEYFVTPLSLQALSGNQCLTPQDWFTTGMTHILLSRKVDLILVCPASANFISRIANGMADELATSLILSAKVPILIAPAMNPEMWQNPATQDNINLLLTRKITVISPEKGLVACGEYGVGRLAELSFIESKIKEILFDKKEKKLKGKRALVTAGPTQESFDPIRFITNHASGKQGYALAEALAQAGATVTLISGPTALPSPKGIEVKRITTAIDMEKAVKNSLPADIFVSTAAVADWRPEFSSEKIKKNTVSSLKNVQWHENPDILKNICHSSQKPKLTIGFAAETTSLIENAVQKLKNKNCDWVIANNVKEGVFNSSSNTISFISARNIEHWPKMTKIEVAELLVKKIISFFD; translated from the coding sequence ATGCACTCTTCAGAAGAAAAAAAGAATATTCTTTTAATTGTCAGTGGCAGTATCGCAGCGTACCGCTCCCTTGAATTAATAAGGCTTTTGACCAAAAAATATAATATTTCTGTTTTTCCAGTCCTAAGTAAAGGAGGAGAATATTTTGTTACTCCGCTCTCTCTTCAAGCTCTATCAGGAAATCAATGCTTAACGCCCCAGGACTGGTTTACAACAGGAATGACGCATATTTTATTGAGCAGAAAAGTGGATCTCATTCTGGTCTGCCCTGCTTCAGCTAATTTTATTTCCCGTATTGCCAATGGCATGGCTGACGAACTAGCAACATCTCTGATTTTATCAGCAAAAGTGCCAATCCTTATTGCACCTGCAATGAATCCAGAAATGTGGCAAAACCCAGCGACACAAGATAACATTAATCTTTTACTTACTAGAAAAATTACAGTTATTTCTCCTGAAAAAGGCCTCGTGGCTTGCGGAGAATATGGAGTGGGACGTCTAGCAGAGTTGAGCTTTATTGAAAGTAAAATAAAAGAAATCTTATTTGATAAGAAAGAAAAAAAACTTAAGGGCAAGCGAGCTCTTGTAACCGCTGGCCCCACGCAAGAATCTTTTGATCCTATCAGATTTATTACGAATCATGCCTCTGGTAAACAGGGCTATGCTCTTGCAGAGGCATTGGCACAAGCAGGAGCCACAGTCACCCTGATTAGTGGCCCAACTGCATTGCCCTCTCCTAAAGGAATAGAAGTTAAAAGAATTACTACGGCTATTGATATGGAAAAGGCAGTAAAAAATAGCCTTCCGGCTGATATTTTTGTTTCGACAGCAGCTGTGGCAGATTGGAGGCCTGAGTTTTCATCAGAAAAAATAAAAAAGAATACTGTCAGTTCTTTGAAAAATGTTCAATGGCATGAAAACCCTGACATCCTAAAGAATATATGCCACTCTTCTCAAAAACCTAAACTTACGATTGGATTTGCAGCTGAAACAACCTCTCTTATAGAAAATGCTGTACAAAAACTAAAAAATAAAAACTGTGATTGGGTGATTGCAAATAATGTTAAAGAAGGCGTTTTTAATAGTTCTTCAAATACAATTTCATTTATTTCTGCCAGAAATATTGAACACTGGCCAAAAATGACCAAGATAGAGGTTGCCGAATTACTGGTAAAAAAAATAATTTCTTTTTTTGATTAA
- a CDS encoding class I SAM-dependent methyltransferase: MDMTDFGYQQVPSDEKQKLVRNVFESVAKNYDIMNDVMSLGIHRLWKKIFVNELYPRPHAKLLDLAGGTGDISFQWLDRNGGPVLLTDINKAMLSVGRDRATNKGYFGGNIDFACINAEEIPLQDCSVDRVSIAFGLRNCTNKEKVLKEAYRVLRPGGRFCCLEFSKVQIPVFSKIYDEWSFKVLPQMGKFIAKDAESYRYLAESIRMFPDQETLLQMMNNAGMQNTKYQNLSGGIAAIHSGWRF, encoded by the coding sequence ATGGATATGACAGACTTTGGATACCAACAGGTTCCTTCTGATGAAAAACAAAAACTCGTCAGAAACGTTTTCGAAAGTGTTGCTAAAAATTATGACATTATGAACGATGTCATGTCCTTAGGGATTCATAGATTATGGAAAAAAATTTTTGTTAATGAATTATACCCAAGACCTCATGCAAAGCTTTTAGACCTTGCTGGTGGAACTGGAGATATTAGCTTCCAGTGGTTAGACCGCAATGGTGGACCTGTTTTACTCACCGATATTAATAAGGCAATGCTTTCCGTCGGTAGAGACCGCGCTACTAACAAAGGATATTTTGGAGGGAACATTGATTTTGCATGTATAAATGCTGAAGAAATACCACTGCAAGACTGTTCTGTTGATCGCGTTTCTATCGCATTCGGCTTAAGAAATTGTACGAACAAAGAAAAAGTTCTTAAAGAGGCATACCGCGTATTACGTCCTGGCGGGCGTTTTTGCTGTTTAGAATTTTCAAAGGTACAAATTCCTGTATTTTCAAAAATATATGATGAATGGTCTTTTAAAGTTCTTCCTCAAATGGGAAAATTTATTGCAAAAGATGCTGAAAGTTATCGTTATTTAGCCGAAAGTATCCGTATGTTTCCTGATCAAGAAACATTGCTTCAAATGATGAACAATGCAGGTATGCAAAATACTAAATATCAAAATTTATCTGGGGGAATTGCAGCAATCCATTCGGGATGGCGTTTTTAA